In one window of Coleofasciculus chthonoplastes PCC 7420 DNA:
- a CDS encoding Fic family protein, with amino-acid sequence MKSFEQGLIEQQPINQGLLQTIRLIGEYKGKQELFKEQAPQVLETLRQAAVIQSTESSNRIEGITVPLERIKKLVTEKTTPRDRSEQEIAGYRDVLTTIHTSYAHIPFTPNIVLQFHRDLYQFAVNTGGRWKTVDNEISATYPDGTKVVRFRPIPAYATPEAMERLHEQFNRCWHSGAIEPLLLIPTYILDFLCIHPFLDGNGRMARLITLLLLYKAGYEVGRFISLERIVERTKESYYDTLYQSSQDWHEGQHNLLPWWEYFLGVMVLSAYREFETRVGVVTSTRGTKTAMVLDVINNLPKEFSIRELQERCPTVGIDLIRRILRRERDAGRLTCQGRGVDARWQKQ; translated from the coding sequence ATGAAATCATTTGAACAGGGGTTGATTGAGCAGCAACCCATTAACCAAGGACTGCTGCAAACGATTCGCCTGATTGGAGAGTATAAGGGAAAGCAAGAGTTATTCAAAGAACAAGCGCCCCAAGTTCTGGAAACGCTGCGCCAAGCGGCGGTTATTCAGAGTACAGAGTCTTCTAACCGGATTGAAGGGATTACGGTACCGTTGGAGCGGATTAAGAAACTGGTGACGGAAAAAACAACGCCACGAGATCGCTCGGAACAGGAAATTGCTGGGTATCGGGATGTCCTAACGACGATTCACACGAGCTATGCCCATATCCCTTTTACGCCTAATATTGTTTTACAATTTCATCGTGACCTTTACCAGTTTGCGGTCAATACAGGTGGGCGCTGGAAAACGGTAGATAACGAAATTAGTGCTACCTATCCGGATGGAACTAAAGTGGTGCGGTTTCGACCCATTCCAGCTTATGCCACACCTGAAGCCATGGAACGTTTGCATGAGCAGTTTAATCGCTGTTGGCACTCGGGTGCGATCGAACCGTTATTACTCATTCCTACCTATATCCTAGATTTTTTGTGCATTCACCCGTTTTTAGATGGGAATGGGCGAATGGCAAGGTTGATTACCCTATTGCTGCTTTATAAAGCGGGTTATGAGGTGGGGCGATTTATTAGCTTAGAGCGGATTGTCGAGAGAACGAAGGAAAGTTACTATGATACGCTATACCAGTCTTCCCAAGATTGGCATGAAGGACAGCATAACTTATTACCATGGTGGGAATATTTTTTGGGAGTGATGGTGCTGTCGGCGTATCGGGAGTTTGAGACAAGGGTAGGGGTGGTTACGTCTACGAGGGGAACGAAAACGGCAATGGTGTTGGATGTGATTAACAATCTGCCCAAAGAATTTTCGATTCGAGAGTTGCAGGAGCGATGTCCAACGGTGGGGATTGATTTGATTCGTCGTATCTTGCGTCGGGAGAGGGATGCAGGACGTTTGACTTGTCAGGGGCGTGGGGTGGATGCGCGTTGGCAGAAGCAATAG
- a CDS encoding response regulator codes for MKLKTKFISGFLGVASLVAVLGIITIQTKKNVDDNFNRITEGTTRQLVALNQIKAASLRLTNKAYSYAVIEGKSTTTSPTSQDEEPEKQAKVDFQQSVAALDQYLAEFQSFANNPQAQSFYRELKVSKLLLAEISQEILALDDTNFRRTDILAKRQALENAEDQFLAVVDQAITFHTNTLEEENQTANRSSTYSLIINLTAITGVVAVSIIFGIILADRVTKPIVKLKEAAAKIGAGDFDTYVEVQTKDELSVLADTFNQMSKQLQETTVSKSYLDNIISSLSDGLIVLNKNIRVESFNEATLFLSGYSPKELRDQPLERFFKEDNFLAHLQANDSQQSGFLGRYETTFFTKTGTSVPVSVTASVMKNSSDRIQGIVCLVQDISARKRADEALRRQALMFETIYDGVIVTDLKGHILDWNPAAERIFGYEKTEVLGQTCGMVYQPDEATALTQQMLDSLLHEGRWTREIEFIRKDGNKGVCETVVVPLRDDLGRPIAAIGVNRDVTERKEYENKLVEAREAAVEAARAKAQFLANMSHEIRTPMNGVLGMSELLLTTDLNPRQLDFVKTLQVSGEHLLGVINDILDFSKLEAGEMRLDVDELNINRSLEDVLDLCSPQAEAKDLELALLVDTDVPRRLMGDVGRLRQICTNLVSNSIKFTESGEVVIRVSVHQELEEQDKLQLRFAVRDTGIGINPEDKSKLFQAFSQVDSSTTRKYGGTGLGLAICKQLVEMMGGEIGVESQLGVGSTFWFTITFGKVPVGTEENESDRIFSNLPISPESLQGKRVLIVDDRPINRQIVKYQLEARGMEVDEADNGIIALNAMQASAEAGKPYDVALLDMKMPKIDGSTLGRLILAEPDWAKTKLVLMTSMHAGDSAQPLLKSGFADYLVKPVKESQLLESLQKILAAEIPATLFSTQSAIPDPSQPAPQSTCLKILLVEDTPINLKLVRHQVQLLGHESESAENGQEALDKIAKNDYDIVLMDCQMPVMDGYQAVRTLREREGTDRHTIVIGMTAYAMQGDREKCLAAGMDDYLSKPVMVKNLAPVLERWSSVVKGVSPKPERPSPAQSTSSLLSNVVDWKRLKEISEGDPAFQLELVQGFIKEGASFINQAKQALADKDWVMVTNKAHQLKGASSSVAVQTMPDVAEQLRHEARTKNAESSAKLIGELEKLLEQLKGHIDLNTTSLKEELPSKGWDFQQEVAELAAKTSKLKAETEPKQSLTLLLVEDTPINLKLVQHQVRLLGHQWDSAENGEKALEKLAENDYDIVLMDCQMPVMDGYKATQTLRQREGTNHHTIVIGMTAYAMPGDRDKCIAAGMDDYLSKPVMVKELKVMLQRWSLVVKENKAKSSKQIDSQNTAETTTDPVDWSALSEISGGDPEFQLELVKGFINDGSTFLSQVQQALADKDWVILANKAHQLKGSSASVAVESMSDLACQLNDHAHQENLEEAKKLVSQMEEIMAQVKASVENKTAAG; via the coding sequence ATGAAACTGAAGACCAAATTTATCTCAGGCTTTCTAGGGGTGGCATCGCTGGTCGCTGTTTTGGGAATTATTACAATTCAAACAAAGAAAAATGTTGATGATAATTTTAATCGAATTACCGAGGGTACTACCCGTCAACTGGTGGCATTAAATCAGATTAAGGCAGCCTCCTTACGGTTAACCAATAAAGCTTATAGTTATGCTGTGATCGAAGGAAAATCGACCACCACCTCGCCAACATCTCAAGACGAAGAACCGGAAAAACAAGCCAAAGTTGACTTCCAACAATCGGTTGCAGCTCTGGATCAGTATTTAGCCGAATTTCAGTCCTTTGCCAATAACCCTCAAGCTCAAAGCTTTTATCGGGAATTGAAAGTTAGTAAGCTGCTATTGGCAGAAATCAGCCAGGAAATTTTAGCCTTAGATGACACCAACTTCCGACGCACTGATATTTTGGCAAAACGGCAAGCGTTAGAGAATGCGGAAGACCAATTTTTAGCCGTTGTTGATCAAGCCATTACCTTTCATACGAATACTCTAGAAGAAGAAAATCAAACCGCAAATCGCAGTTCAACTTACTCACTGATTATTAACCTCACAGCAATTACTGGAGTTGTCGCCGTATCAATTATTTTCGGGATCATTTTAGCCGATCGCGTGACCAAGCCGATTGTTAAACTCAAAGAAGCTGCCGCAAAAATTGGTGCAGGGGACTTCGATACCTATGTTGAGGTACAAACCAAGGACGAGCTAAGTGTCTTAGCCGATACCTTTAACCAGATGAGTAAACAGCTCCAAGAAACGACGGTATCTAAATCCTATCTCGATAATATTATCAGTTCGTTGAGTGATGGACTCATTGTCCTGAATAAAAATATTAGAGTTGAAAGCTTTAATGAAGCTACATTATTTTTATCCGGATATTCTCCCAAAGAACTGCGCGACCAACCCTTAGAGCGTTTCTTTAAAGAAGATAATTTTTTAGCTCATTTACAGGCAAATGATTCTCAACAAAGTGGCTTTCTGGGTCGATACGAAACCACCTTCTTTACGAAAACAGGTACTTCTGTTCCCGTATCTGTTACCGCCTCAGTGATGAAAAATTCATCCGACAGGATTCAGGGAATTGTTTGTTTAGTCCAAGACATTTCGGCTCGCAAACGGGCAGATGAGGCATTGCGCCGTCAAGCGTTAATGTTTGAAACCATTTATGATGGTGTTATTGTCACCGATTTGAAGGGTCATATCCTGGACTGGAACCCAGCAGCAGAACGTATTTTTGGCTATGAAAAAACCGAAGTATTAGGTCAAACCTGTGGCATGGTTTATCAACCCGATGAAGCCACCGCCCTAACGCAACAAATGCTGGATAGTTTACTCCATGAAGGACGCTGGACACGGGAGATTGAATTTATCCGAAAAGATGGCAATAAAGGGGTTTGCGAAACCGTGGTTGTGCCGTTGCGGGATGACCTAGGTAGACCCATCGCCGCGATTGGGGTGAACCGGGATGTGACTGAACGAAAAGAGTATGAAAATAAACTGGTAGAAGCGCGAGAAGCCGCCGTCGAAGCCGCCCGGGCAAAAGCTCAATTCTTAGCAAATATGAGCCATGAAATCCGCACGCCAATGAATGGCGTGTTGGGAATGAGTGAATTACTGTTAACCACGGATCTTAATCCCCGCCAACTGGATTTTGTCAAAACCTTGCAAGTCAGTGGTGAACATTTACTGGGCGTAATTAATGATATTCTCGACTTCTCCAAACTCGAAGCCGGAGAAATGCGCCTCGATGTTGATGAGTTGAACATTAATCGGTCGTTGGAAGATGTCTTAGATTTGTGTTCTCCCCAAGCCGAAGCCAAGGATTTAGAATTAGCGCTGTTAGTCGATACGGATGTACCGCGACGACTGATGGGAGATGTGGGGCGATTGCGTCAAATTTGTACCAATTTGGTGAGTAATTCGATTAAATTTACCGAGTCCGGTGAAGTGGTGATTCGGGTGTCAGTTCACCAAGAGTTAGAGGAGCAGGACAAGCTTCAACTACGATTTGCTGTGCGGGATACAGGGATTGGTATTAACCCAGAGGATAAAAGTAAACTCTTCCAAGCCTTCTCTCAAGTCGATTCCTCGACCACCCGCAAATATGGAGGAACAGGTTTAGGGTTAGCAATATGTAAGCAACTGGTAGAAATGATGGGGGGTGAGATTGGCGTCGAGAGTCAACTGGGTGTGGGTTCGACGTTCTGGTTTACAATTACCTTTGGTAAAGTACCGGTGGGTACTGAGGAGAATGAGAGCGATCGCATATTTAGCAATTTACCCATTTCCCCCGAATCCCTGCAAGGAAAACGGGTATTAATCGTCGATGACCGCCCGATTAATCGCCAAATTGTCAAGTATCAGTTAGAAGCCAGGGGTATGGAAGTCGATGAAGCTGATAATGGTATTATTGCCCTCAATGCCATGCAAGCCTCTGCCGAAGCGGGTAAACCCTATGATGTGGCGCTACTGGATATGAAAATGCCCAAAATCGATGGGTCAACCCTAGGACGGTTGATTCTGGCTGAACCGGATTGGGCAAAAACCAAGTTAGTCCTAATGACCTCGATGCACGCCGGGGATTCCGCCCAACCCTTGCTGAAAAGCGGGTTTGCCGATTATTTAGTTAAACCCGTAAAAGAATCTCAATTGCTGGAATCGTTACAGAAAATCCTGGCGGCTGAGATTCCCGCCACCCTGTTCAGTACCCAATCGGCTATCCCTGACCCCTCTCAACCCGCACCCCAATCCACTTGTCTAAAAATTCTCTTGGTGGAAGATACGCCGATTAACCTGAAATTGGTACGCCATCAGGTGCAACTCTTGGGTCATGAATCAGAGTCGGCAGAAAATGGTCAAGAAGCCCTTGACAAAATCGCCAAAAATGACTACGACATCGTGTTAATGGATTGTCAGATGCCCGTAATGGATGGCTACCAAGCAGTCCGAACCTTACGGGAGCGAGAAGGCACAGACCGCCATACTATCGTGATTGGCATGACTGCTTACGCCATGCAAGGCGATCGCGAAAAATGTCTAGCTGCAGGAATGGATGACTATCTGAGTAAGCCAGTCATGGTGAAAAACTTAGCACCCGTATTAGAACGATGGTCATCCGTGGTCAAAGGCGTCTCACCTAAACCTGAACGTCCCTCTCCGGCTCAATCCACGAGTAGTCTACTCTCTAATGTCGTGGACTGGAAGCGTCTCAAAGAAATCTCCGAAGGTGATCCTGCCTTTCAACTAGAGTTAGTCCAAGGCTTTATTAAAGAAGGCGCAAGTTTTATTAACCAAGCAAAACAGGCATTAGCTGATAAAGACTGGGTTATGGTTACCAATAAAGCCCACCAACTCAAAGGTGCCAGTTCCTCCGTCGCCGTGCAAACCATGCCCGATGTGGCGGAACAACTGCGACATGAGGCGAGAACAAAAAATGCCGAGAGTAGCGCTAAACTAATTGGAGAGTTAGAGAAACTCCTTGAGCAACTAAAAGGACATATCGACCTAAATACCACCTCCCTAAAAGAGGAACTACCCAGCAAAGGATGGGATTTTCAACAAGAGGTTGCTGAGTTGGCAGCAAAGACATCGAAATTGAAAGCGGAAACAGAACCAAAGCAGTCGCTAACTCTTTTGTTAGTGGAAGATACGCCAATTAACCTGAAATTAGTCCAGCATCAAGTCCGCCTCCTGGGTCATCAGTGGGATTCTGCGGAAAATGGTGAAAAAGCCCTGGAAAAATTGGCAGAGAATGACTATGACATTGTGTTAATGGATTGTCAAATGCCGGTGATGGATGGCTATAAAGCCACGCAAACTTTACGGCAACGAGAAGGTACAAACCACCATACGATTGTAATTGGTATGACCGCTTATGCCATGCCAGGCGATCGCGATAAATGTATTGCGGCGGGAATGGATGACTATCTGAGTAAACCAGTAATGGTGAAAGAACTGAAAGTCATGTTACAGCGATGGTCATTAGTGGTCAAGGAAAATAAGGCGAAATCTAGCAAACAGATAGATAGCCAAAATACGGCTGAAACGACTACAGATCCCGTGGATTGGAGTGCATTATCAGAAATTTCTGGCGGTGATCCAGAGTTTCAGTTGGAATTAGTCAAAGGATTTATTAATGATGGGTCAACGTTTCTCTCCCAAGTCCAGCAAGCATTGGCGGATAAAGACTGGGTAATTTTGGCAAACAAAGCACATCAACTTAAGGGTTCTAGTGCGTCTGTGGCGGTGGAATCGATGTCAGATTTAGCATGTCAACTCAATGATCACGCCCACCAGGAAAATCTAGAAGAGGCAAAGAAATTAGTGAGTCAGATGGAGGAAATTATGGCGCAGGTTAAGGCATCGGTGGAGAATAAAACAGCGGCGGGATAG
- a CDS encoding SGNH/GDSL hydrolase family protein has product MMKITAIATGFSLLSLLYPLSAEAIQFNQIYVFSDSSADPGNVFNVTSAANSSGLPVPITPSPPYFEGRFSNGYNWIDILTSELGVDLIPSTELTVGEPIIPSIPPAVNFNFGGATATNSVNFAFGGAQTGLGNVFPELGVGVLTEINGFINDLNVAQTSANPDALYIVWAGNNDYSKGGLRDSTEPINNLFTGVTALADAGARNFFIPNLPDLGKTPRAIIQGEAAELTQVSAEHNAGLTTMFDDLRLTYDDINIIPFDLASLFQEVITQPDEFGFTNVTEPCFTELGVCSNPDEYLFWDDIHPTAQGHALWGDYAYAALQDAGVEPKSVPEPAFSIPLLLMGIGFLLQSTVRYRNSL; this is encoded by the coding sequence ATGATGAAAATTACCGCAATAGCTACAGGATTTTCCCTTTTATCTTTATTGTACCCGCTAAGTGCTGAGGCAATCCAATTCAATCAGATTTATGTGTTTAGCGATAGCTCCGCTGATCCCGGCAATGTCTTCAATGTGACTTCAGCCGCCAACTCGTCAGGTTTACCCGTACCGATTACCCCTAGTCCACCTTACTTTGAAGGACGTTTTTCTAATGGCTACAACTGGATAGACATTCTCACATCGGAATTGGGAGTTGATTTGATTCCATCGACTGAATTAACGGTGGGAGAACCAATCATTCCATCAATCCCACCAGCGGTCAATTTTAATTTCGGTGGTGCTACCGCAACTAATAGCGTTAACTTTGCCTTTGGTGGCGCTCAGACAGGATTGGGTAATGTCTTTCCTGAGTTAGGCGTAGGAGTTCTCACCGAGATTAACGGTTTTATTAATGACCTGAATGTTGCTCAAACATCGGCTAATCCTGACGCCCTTTATATTGTATGGGCAGGTAATAATGATTATAGTAAGGGTGGGCTTCGCGATAGTACTGAACCCATCAACAATTTATTTACTGGGGTGACGGCTTTAGCGGACGCTGGCGCTCGTAATTTCTTCATTCCTAACTTGCCCGATTTGGGCAAAACGCCCCGAGCGATTATACAGGGAGAAGCAGCGGAACTCACCCAAGTGAGTGCGGAACATAACGCGGGTTTAACGACAATGTTCGATGATTTGCGTCTCACCTATGATGATATAAACATCATACCGTTTGATCTGGCGTCTCTGTTTCAAGAGGTTATCACCCAGCCTGATGAATTTGGTTTCACCAATGTGACTGAGCCTTGCTTCACTGAATTGGGTGTATGTTCTAACCCCGATGAGTACTTATTCTGGGATGACATCCATCCAACGGCTCAAGGTCATGCTTTATGGGGAGACTATGCATACGCTGCGCTCCAGGATGCTGGCGTAGAACCTAAATCCGTTCCAGAACCCGCGTTTTCTATCCCACTACTATTAATGGGGATAGGTTTTTTGCTGCAATCAACTGTTCGTTATCGCAATTCTCTATGA